The Alistipes sp. ZOR0009 genome includes the window TTGATTTTAATAAAGCGAATGTTGCGGATTTGATTGTGATGTTTTACAAGGTATCTAGAAGTTGCGGTATTCACCTCAATCAGCTTTTGTTTTTTATTCCAGCTAAACGATACGATGCTGCTATCTTGTAGCCCATACTCTTGGTTTAGCCATTCTACCTTTCTGTTATGGAGCAGAAACGCATACTTGTTTTTGGTGCCAACCAGAATTCGTTTTGAGCGTATTACAACAACATCGCTAAATTCGGTTTCTTTTGGGAGATTAAGGAGCTCAGAAACATTCAAAATTTCTCCTTTGAGGGATATTCTAAAAAGGATGTTGCTGTTGTTGCCTCCGATGATCCAAGTTGGGTTATTCTCGGATTCAATGATTTTTGAAATGTGGGTACCTAGATGTTTGGCGTAGTAAGGCGAATCACGTTTTGTTGTATCTTGAGGTGTCGCTGCTAGAAGTTGTAAAGCGTTTGTTATAGTAAGGATAGCTAGTGCTAGTTTTTTCATTATCCGTTGTCGTTTTTTGAAAGTCGGAGCTCAAAGATATTCTTTATTGTTAAAGGATAAAAAGATCGAAATAGTATTTGTTGATATCTTGCTACTGCCAGTATAAACAGAAAGCAGCGTAGCAAATGTTTGCTACGCTGCTGGCTACTAAGTAGCTTAAACTGCATCTGTAACTACGTAAATTGTTTACTTGTGAACCAAACTATAGCATGGTGAAAAACTCATCTTTAGAAAGGCGTATCTTTTTTGCTTTTGATAAGTAATCGGTATTTTCATCTCGGTATCCTAATGCCAAAATAGAAACGCTTCTGAGATTTTTCTCTGCTAAACCTAGTATTTTGTCTAGCTCCGCAGGGTTGAATCCCTCCATTGGTGTAGAGTCGACCTTCTCGGCTGCAGCCGCAACTAAGCCTGTTCCTAAGGCAATGTAGGTTTGGCGTGCTGCCCATTCCGAAACAACTTGTGGTGTATGTGTCGCCAAAAAGCCATCTATCATGCCTTTGAAAGGAGCCAGCTGTTCTGGCGTCATATTTCTTTCTTGTGCTATTCTTCCCAAATATTCATCAACATGGTTGCCATTTACTTCTTTGAATGAGGCAAAAACAATGATGTGGGAACCTTCAACAATTTGTGGCTGCTGACATGCTTTTTCGTAGATTTCGGCTCGTAATGCTGGGTTTTCTATAACAAATACGCGGTAGGGCTGTATTCCTAACGAAGAAGCAGAAAGTCTGATCGATTCAAGTATGATGTTAATTTTTTCGTCAGAGACCTTTTCTCCGTTCATTCTTTTGGTGGCATAGCGCCAGTTTAGGTCGTTTAATAGTTCCATTTTTTATTGTGCGTGTAAATTTGACAATTGAAAATTGCTTTTTCTTGTGATATCTCAAAAGCGTGTTCCTAACAATGCTATTGTAGCATATGTTTAGCATTATATTTCACTATTTTGATTTTTTAGGAACTTCTGGCCTCTCTTTAAATAAAACAGCACGGATAATTCCGTGCTGTTTATGTTGAATTGTATGGCTGCTACAGTTTAAAAGTTAATCCAACTCGCGTTCCTGAAAAGTTATTGCCTCCTCCTAGCTGTAAATTGATTCCAATATTACTATTAAAAAAGTATCGGCCTCCAATTTGAGCACCTAAATCTACATCGGAGTATCCATTCCCGAATGCGGCTCCTACATTTAAGCCAGCATAAAAATCCCAATTGCTAGGTATGTTTAATACTTGGTTAAAATGGTAGTTGAACGTTCCGGCTACACCCCAGTTTTCAAATTTGTAGTCAAAGCGATGGGTAACATCGAAACCTAAAGAGAGGTTATGTCCAATCCCAAAGTCCATCCCCGCGTTAATAGGTATTCCATGGTTCGAAAAACCTACTCCCACGTTTAAGAACCTTGCTCCTGATGGAATTGGATTCTGTGCTTGAACTCCCAATGAGAGCGTAATTAGTGCAATGATGGTAAAATACTTTCTCATAGTTTTGCAAGTTTATATAGTAGCGCATATGCTACTATATATCAAACAATTTTGGTGGTTTGAGGTTCAAATCGGATCCAAATGAAAAAGGGATAAAAAAATCCATCTTACTTTAGAAATAAGATGGAGCCGCTAATTTTAGGAGTTAAATTTATGCACACTACAATTCGTAGGGGTAGCTAATTTTGATATTGATTTTAGCGTATTCCGTAATATAGTAGCGCATTAAGTCTTTCATTTCAGAAAATGAAAGGTTGGCGTCGTATGCTTCCTTTTCAACTTCCCAGATAAAAATCTTTTCTTGATCGTTGAGAGGGCACATCTTTTCTCCATTAAAATACATACAGTCAGCATAGTTTACACTCATGGTAGAAAAAAATTGATAGTATTAAACATGATAAATGAGCGGTATAATTACCGTTCAGCAACCGTCCCAACTACTATAAATATACACATTTAACGAGCATGTTGTAAAATTGCGCTATTGATTAACTTTGTTAACACGGTGTGTTGTTGGGCTTTTGAATTGCGGTGCTATTTGGATGGAAAAGATGTTTGGTTTTCGAAATAGTTGAAGATTTAAAATAAATAGAGTTCGGGTTTGTTTTTAAGGATCTGAAAATGAAAAAATGTCATTTTGTAGGTTCTTATATTGGTGTTTTTAGGTCAATATGTCTTGTTGTTTAGATTTTTAGTGCCTTTTTGTCTTTTAGGTTGGAGTGGTACATCTTTTGGAAAATACTTAAAAACGGTTTAATGTTTAACTAATAATGGAGGATTAAATCATGACACTTACACGTTTTTCAAACCAGCTTCCAACCTTGTTTGAGCGATTATTTGAAAATGATATGTTGGATTGGTCAAACAGAAATTACTCTACAACCAACACCACGCTACCCTCTGTAAATATTAAAGAGAACGAAGAGGGATTTGAGGTCGAAATGGCTATCCCAGGAATGGATAAGGGGGATTTCAAGATAGAGCTCAACCATGATGTGCTAACAATTTCTTCTGAAAAAAAGGTGGAAAATGAGGTTAAGGAAGGGGAGCATTTTACAAGAAGGGAATTTAGTTATCAAGCATTCAGCCGATCTTTCACTTTACCTAATACGGTAGATAATGAAAGGATTAATGCTAAGTATGAGAATGGAATTTTAAGTGTAGCTATTCCTAAACGCGAAGAAGCAAGGCCAAAACCTGTACGACAAATTGCCATTTCGTAGGTTAAAGTAGTAGAAAAGCCGACTTTTATAGCCGGCTTTTCTTATTTAGAGCCTAAGGCTCTGCGTATTTAATGTAAAAATTCAGATTACTTCGATTTTATAGTGGATGCTCCTGATGCTGATATATTTCTTTTCTTAGGATTCCCGTAGAAGTAAATGTCAGATGCGCCAGATGCATCAGCATTAATATCCTCACTCACATTAACAGTAGCATCAGAACCTCCAGAAGCATCTATTTTGCAAATTTTACTAGCAAGATCTTTTGCTTTAACGTCGCTTCCACCACTGAGGTCGTAATTTGCATAGGTTGCAGAACCAAATAGATCGGCATCGCTTCCGCCTGATAGGGAGCAATCTAATTTCTCTGTTTCGATCTTAAGCTTTAGATCAGAACCTCCGCTTGCATCTAACGATAGAGCGTTGGCTTTGAGGGTTGCTCCATTATTCATGTAAACATCGCTTCCGCCAGAAGCCTCTATTCCTCTTATTTGCTTGTAAGATAGGTAGACCTTAATGTCAGAACTGTTTATTCTCATAAATGCAGGCTTTAACTTAATTACAAGCCTTTCGCCTTTAAGAGAAACTTCGACATCGTTAAGCGTCTTTTTCTCGGTTATAAGAGTTGCTTCATTTTTGGCTGATGGTTCCAAGTAAAGGTCTATGCCCGAGGATACCGATACGGTGCTGAAGTTACCTAGAACGAATACTCGTTTTGCCTTACTTTCGTCTGAAACGCTTTTTGCAAAAGCAGTAGTGGTTATTGCAGCACTAAGTGCAATGGCCATCACAGAAATCTTTAGTAATTTCATGTTGAGTTTTTGTAGTTTAGTTTTGAATAAGACGTTTCTATTTTTAAAAAGTTACAGTTTGTTGTAATAAATATTGGTGTACGACAAAAGGTGAGGTTAATACCTTGCTTGTAACGAAAACGGAGGTTGAAAATAACTTTCAACCTCCGTTATATAGTAGCATATTGCTGTTTTACTTCTTCCCTTGATGCTTTAGTACTTTTGCTTCAATGTAGAAGATGATCTCTTCTGCAATGTTGCTGCAGTGATCTCCAATGCGTTCGATCTTACGTACAATGGATATCATGTCGAGTGCTTGGGATATCTTGTCTGGGTTTTGTTTGATGAAGCCTTCGATAAGGCCGTTAGCCTGGCGGTTTACATCGTCCAGCAGGTCGTCTTTAGAGAGGGTGGAGGCGGCGAGCTTAGAGTTTTCCTTTTCGAAGGCAACTTTTACGTCGGAAAGCATCTCCACGGCATCATTAAAAATTTCATCAAACCGAATTAGTTTGGCAAGTTCTGGATCGAAACCGTTTGGTTGGTCTAACGAAATTTTAGCGAGACCTTCTGCAAAGTCTCCAATTCGTTCGAGGTTAGAATTTATCTTTAAGGTGGAAAGCACTAGGCGAAGGTCTATTGCAACAGGGTTGAATAGCGCAATGACATTTTCACAGTCGCGATCTATTTTGAGTTCGTAGGCATTTACCCTTTTTTCTCGAGCAATTACTTCACGGGCAAGATCGGTATTCCCCGTCATGCAGGCTTCCTTGGCTTTTTCTAGTTGGAATAGCACGGTATGAAGCATGTTCCCCATTTCTGCTTTTAGCTGCTGCAGCTCTATATCTAGATGTGTCATAATCTTTCAGTTTTTACAACGATACTAAGTTAGCTAATCAAAAATACACTGCAAAAGCAATGTTTTTCAGCTATTAACCAAAACGTCCGGTGATGTAGTTTTGGGTTTGCGTATGATCGGGATTAGTAAACACTTTTTTTGTTTCCCCAAACTCGATCAATTCTCCCATGTAGAAGAAGGCGGTATGGTCGCTTACACGTCCAGCCTGCTGCATGTTGTGCGTTACTATTACTATGGTATAGTTGGCTTTGAGTTCGTATATCAACTCTTCTATTTTAGCCGTCGAAATGGGGTCTAGCGCTGATGCTGGCTCGTCCATTAGTAGAACGGATGGTGAAATGGCTAAAGCTCGTGCTATACAGAGACGTTGCTGCTGTCCTCCCGAAAGTTCGAAGGCTGATTTCTTCATCTTATCCTTAACTTCATCCCAAAGGGCCGCCTGAATTAGTGACTCCTTAACCTTGTCCTCTATGAAACTGCGGTTTTTCTCTCCGTTTACACGTAGACCGTAAGCCACATTTTCAAAAATCGATTTTGGGAATGGGTTTGGTTTTTGGAATACCATCCCCACTTGCTTGCGCAATTCGTCTATGTTGATGCTTTTTCGGTAGATGTCTTCGCCATCAACGGCAATACGTCCGGTAATTTTTACTCCCTCTATTAGATCGTTCATCCTGTTGATGGAACGAAGAAAGGTAGATTTTCCGCAACCCGAAGGGCCAATTAGTGCGGTAACCGTGTTTGGTTTCATGTTCATGCTGATCCCTTTTAGGGCATGAAAGTCTCCGTAATATAGATTTACATCTTTTGCTTCTATCTTATACATCTTAGTTCATTTTTACTTTTTTACTGAAGAACTTGCGTAGCGCGTTGGCCATAAGGTTTACAATTAGCACCATTACTACCAGTACAAGAGCAGTCCCGTAGGCCATGTTACGTGATGCTTCAAGGTTCGTTCCGCTGGTTGAGAGTACGTATAGGTGGTATGGAAGAGCCATTACTGGATCGAGAATGCTCGATGGTAGCTTTGGCAAGAAGTAGGCTGCAGCCGTAAAAAGAATGGGTGCAGTTTCTCCTGATACTCGACCAATTGATAGCACCAACCCTGTTACGATGTTGGGGTATGCCATTGGAAGAATAACTCTTCTGATAGTTTCTAACTTTGACGCACCTAGCGCATAGCTACCATGTCGGAATGAGTCGTCAATCGATTTGAGAGCTTCTTCTGTGGTTCTAATAACGATCGGGAGAACCATCAGACCAAGGGTTAACGATCCAGCAATAATGGAGGTTCCAAATCCAAAATAGTTAACAAAAAGAGCCATTCCAAACATTCCGAATACGATGGACGGGATTCCCGCAAGGTTGTTAGTCATCATGCGTACAAACCGCACAAATATCCCGTTTTTAGCATACTCGTTGATATATATTCCCGAAAGGATTCCGATTGGAAAGGCAAACAGCATGCTACCTCCCACAAGGCAAAGCGTTCCAATGATGGCTGGTAAAACACCTCCTTTGGTCATGCCATCTTCTGGCATCTTGGTAAGAAAATCCCAGCTTATAACCCCGATACCCTTTATTAGTATAAAGGATAAAATTGTTACAAGTATGGCAACAACGAGCACGCTGAAGAGCCTAAATATCCAAAAAGCAATGCTTTGGTTGGTGCGCTTTGATTGGTATATGTTTCTTTTTTTGTTCATGTTGGCTGTGTTATCGCTTAGATAGCTTCTTTTTGCTAGATATAAAGTCGACTACTATATTAATTATAAGCGTCATGATAAACAGGATGGCTCCAAGTGCGAATAGTGCTTCGAAGTGAATTCCTCCCTGAGGCGCTTCCCCCATTTCTGCCGCTATGGTTGCAGGTATGGTTCTTACAGGTTCTAGCAATGATGGTGGTAGTATAGCCGCATTTCCTGTAACCATAAGTACTGCCATGGTTTCTCCGATGGCTCGTCCAATTCCAAGAATAGCTGCAGCAGCAATACCTGAGCTGGAATAGGGCAGAACTACCTTGTATATGGTTTGCCAATGTGTTGCTCCCAAGGCGAGGCTAGCCTCTTTCATAGCACGAGGTGTTGTACGAATGGCATCTTCAGAAATGGTTATAATCGTAGGAAGTGCCATGATTGCTAGAATGATGGATCCTGCAAGGGCTGTTTCTCCAACCGGAAGGTTGAAAATTTGTTGGATAACAGGGACAACAACAATCAGCCCAAAGAATCCATAAACAACAGACGGAATGCCTGCTAATAGTTCAATAACAGGCTTTAGCCAGTTTCGTACTTTTGGATTGGCAATTTCAGCCATATATATGGCAACCGATAGTCCTAATGGTAAAGATATTAGGATGGCCCAAAGGCTTACCCAAAGTGTTCCTGTTATTAGCGGTAGCGCCCCAAACTGAGCAGATGGTTGAGAGGTTGGGTACCACTCTTTCCCAAAGAAAAATTCCAAAAGGGTTAGCTTGTGCTGAGGTAAGATTGCTCCCTTAAAGCCTTTCTCAAGGTACATTTCAGGTACATAGGCTATAATATTGGGAAGGCTATCGACTACGTTGTTAAGTAACCTTGGTAGGTTTTCAAACTCGGCACCAACTTGATCTTCGGTGTAGTAGTTTAGAATATCTTCGACATGAA containing:
- the phoU gene encoding phosphate signaling complex protein PhoU, with translation MTHLDIELQQLKAEMGNMLHTVLFQLEKAKEACMTGNTDLAREVIAREKRVNAYELKIDRDCENVIALFNPVAIDLRLVLSTLKINSNLERIGDFAEGLAKISLDQPNGFDPELAKLIRFDEIFNDAVEMLSDVKVAFEKENSKLAASTLSKDDLLDDVNRQANGLIEGFIKQNPDKISQALDMISIVRKIERIGDHCSNIAEEIIFYIEAKVLKHQGKK
- a CDS encoding head GIN domain-containing protein, producing the protein MKLLKISVMAIALSAAITTTAFAKSVSDESKAKRVFVLGNFSTVSVSSGIDLYLEPSAKNEATLITEKKTLNDVEVSLKGERLVIKLKPAFMRINSSDIKVYLSYKQIRGIEASGGSDVYMNNGATLKANALSLDASGGSDLKLKIETEKLDCSLSGGSDADLFGSATYANYDLSGGSDVKAKDLASKICKIDASGGSDATVNVSEDINADASGASDIYFYGNPKKRNISASGASTIKSK
- a CDS encoding NAD(P)H-dependent oxidoreductase, whose translation is MELLNDLNWRYATKRMNGEKVSDEKINIILESIRLSASSLGIQPYRVFVIENPALRAEIYEKACQQPQIVEGSHIIVFASFKEVNGNHVDEYLGRIAQERNMTPEQLAPFKGMIDGFLATHTPQVVSEWAARQTYIALGTGLVAAAAEKVDSTPMEGFNPAELDKILGLAEKNLRSVSILALGYRDENTDYLSKAKKIRLSKDEFFTML
- the pstB gene encoding phosphate ABC transporter ATP-binding protein PstB encodes the protein MYKIEAKDVNLYYGDFHALKGISMNMKPNTVTALIGPSGCGKSTFLRSINRMNDLIEGVKITGRIAVDGEDIYRKSINIDELRKQVGMVFQKPNPFPKSIFENVAYGLRVNGEKNRSFIEDKVKESLIQAALWDEVKDKMKKSAFELSGGQQQRLCIARALAISPSVLLMDEPASALDPISTAKIEELIYELKANYTIVIVTHNMQQAGRVSDHTAFFYMGELIEFGETKKVFTNPDHTQTQNYITGRFG
- the pstC gene encoding phosphate ABC transporter permease subunit PstC, which produces FKRFIEKFVEGILFMSGTITTITVLLIVVFLFKEGSGLFKNSGMEKGFVLAVNKSNPVRDLSSYEIKEIFDHKITNWKDVNGKNQEILVFHVEDILNYYTEDQVGAEFENLPRLLNNVVDSLPNIIAYVPEMYLEKGFKGAILPQHKLTLLEFFFGKEWYPTSQPSAQFGALPLITGTLWVSLWAILISLPLGLSVAIYMAEIANPKVRNWLKPVIELLAGIPSVVYGFFGLIVVVPVIQQIFNLPVGETALAGSIILAIMALPTIITISEDAIRTTPRAMKEASLALGATHWQTIYKVVLPYSSSGIAAAAILGIGRAIGETMAVLMVTGNAAILPPSLLEPVRTIPATIAAEMGEAPQGGIHFEALFALGAILFIMTLIINIVVDFISSKKKLSKR
- a CDS encoding Hsp20/alpha crystallin family protein, translating into MTLTRFSNQLPTLFERLFENDMLDWSNRNYSTTNTTLPSVNIKENEEGFEVEMAIPGMDKGDFKIELNHDVLTISSEKKVENEVKEGEHFTRREFSYQAFSRSFTLPNTVDNERINAKYENGILSVAIPKREEARPKPVRQIAIS
- the pstA gene encoding phosphate ABC transporter permease PstA; its protein translation is MNKKRNIYQSKRTNQSIAFWIFRLFSVLVVAILVTILSFILIKGIGVISWDFLTKMPEDGMTKGGVLPAIIGTLCLVGGSMLFAFPIGILSGIYINEYAKNGIFVRFVRMMTNNLAGIPSIVFGMFGMALFVNYFGFGTSIIAGSLTLGLMVLPIVIRTTEEALKSIDDSFRHGSYALGASKLETIRRVILPMAYPNIVTGLVLSIGRVSGETAPILFTAAAYFLPKLPSSILDPVMALPYHLYVLSTSGTNLEASRNMAYGTALVLVVMVLIVNLMANALRKFFSKKVKMN